In the Persephonella hydrogeniphila genome, one interval contains:
- a CDS encoding Spy/CpxP family protein refolding chaperone, translating to MRIILSLLVVLVVGSMSIAQEEPTPEENNQITIDTINDDNWMDSAFLIKRFNFLPVLKKHKNELGLTDEQLKIINSFYSKYYKKMEELAKSIQEKEKQLSDLVINGGDSKKIKDLIIEIAKEKAELTVYNIKEVRTIQSALTKEQFEKLKNLTEQSII from the coding sequence TTGAGGATAATATTATCTTTGCTGGTAGTATTAGTTGTAGGAAGTATGTCTATTGCTCAGGAGGAACCAACACCGGAAGAAAATAACCAGATCACAATAGACACCATAAATGATGATAACTGGATGGACAGTGCATTCCTTATAAAAAGATTTAACTTTCTTCCAGTGCTGAAAAAACATAAAAATGAGTTGGGTCTCACTGATGAACAGCTAAAAATAATCAACAGCTTCTATTCCAAGTACTACAAAAAGATGGAAGAGCTGGCAAAATCAATACAGGAAAAGGAAAAACAGCTCTCAGATCTTGTTATAAATGGAGGAGATTCAAAAAAAATAAAAGATCTGATAATAGAGATAGCCAAAGAAAAAGCTGAACTGACTGTTTACAATATAAAAGAAGTCAGAACAATACAGAGTGCACTTACAAAAGAACAGTTTGAAAAACTGAAAAATCTCACAGAACAGAGCATAATTTAG